TAAACCATCAACGAAAGAGATTGAACTTCCTTCTGCGCCAGCTCTTCCTGTTCTACCAATACGGTGAACGTAAGTTTCAGACACATCAGACAATTCGAAATTCACGACGTATTTCAGTTCGTCAATATCAATTCCTCTAGCTGCAATATCAGTTGCAACCAAGATTCTGGTTTTCCCGGATTTAAAGTTGGAAAGTGCATTCTGTCTTGCATTCTGAGACTTATTTCCGTGAATGGCTTCGGCAGAAATTTTATGACTCTGTAATTTTCGTGCAATTTTATCAGCACCATGTTTTGTACGGGAAAATACCAATACAGATTCTTTGATGTCTTTTTGTAAAATATGCGTCAAAAGATCAAGTTTATCGTTTTTATCTACAAAATAAACTTTTTGCTGAATGGTGTCTGCAGTTGCAGAAACCGGTGCTACTTCAATTTTTACAGGATTTGTAAGCATTGAATTTGCCAGTTTGTTAATTTCTTCCGGGAATGTTGCCGAGAAGAAAAGGGTTTGTCTTTTGGGTGGCAGTAATTTGATGATTCTTTTCACATCGTGTACAAATCCCATATCGAGCATTCTGTCGGCTTCATCTAAAACGAAAACTTCCAGATCTTTGAGGGAAATAATTCCTTGAGAAATAAAATCCAGCAATCTTCCCGGAGTCGCTACCAAGATATCAACACCTCTTTTTAGCGCGGTTTCTTGGGAACCTTGTTTTACACCACCGAAAACAACGAGATTTCTTAATCTTAAGTGTCTTCCGTAGGATTTAAAACTTTCATCAATCTGAATGGCCAATTCTCGTGTTGGCGTAAGAATCAAAACCTTGATGTTATTGTTTTTTTGGCTTTTAGTGGCTAAATTTTGTAAAATAGGAATCGCAAATGCTGCGGTTTTTCCTGTTCCTGTTTGTGCAGTTCCCAATAAATCTCTGCCCTGTAATATGTGCGGGATCGATTTTTCCTGAATAGGGGTTGGTTGGGTGTAACCCTCTTCCTTTAGCGCTTTTGCGATAGGATCAATTAGTTGTAGGTCGGTAAAATTCAAATGAAATGTTTTTAATTAAAATGAAACTCGTGTCATTCTTAATATCATGAAACGAAGAAAATGAAGCATAAAAACTTTTTGAGTTTTCAAATCCGCAGGGAAGCGGTTTCATCTAGAATGACTACGTCCATAAAAAATCCTTCCGCAAAGAAGGAATTTAGTTTTGCAAAGATAGTTTATTTATTTTTAGCAAATAATAACCATCTTATTATTTGATTTTTGTCCAGGTTTGATTGGTTTTTAATGCATCAAAGAACTGATAAAGCTTTTGTAATTCCGGAGTTCCGTGTTTTCCGTAATCCTCAATTTTCTTTTCTTTTCCATCTTTATAGGTGATGTTTAAATTAGATGTTGGTAAATCGCTTACGTTCCTATTTCCGTAATGATCTTTCATTTTCGACAATTTTAAATCGTTCAAAATGGAAATCAATTCATCGTATTTATCGTTACCAATTTTCCCCGTAAATGTGCCTTCATCTTCTTGTGAATCAGTGTCGCGGGAAAAATTAAATCGCTTTGCTTCAAATACTGCCGTTTGATCTGAGCTTATTGTCATTTTGTAAATTGGACAAAAGCCAAAGCAGGCACCTGCTGAATATTCAATTTTAGAATATGGTGTGTCCATCTTATTTGTTGAACATGAGAACAGGAATAAAAGTGTAAAAAGGGTAAGTAAATATTTCATAAGGTGATTTTCTTTCCATTGTTTCAAGTATTATTCCAAAAAAAAATAGGTTTGGAAAATCCAAACCTATTTCTATATAAATAATGATTAATTATCCGTGTAATTTTTTCCAGATCGCATCTTTCAATTCCATCAAACCTTCCTGCGTTACTGCGGAAAAGAAAATGGGCTGTCTGTTCTCCGGGAACTCTTTACAAACTTCCGCTTTTAATTCATCATCCAGTAAATCTGCTTTAGAGACAGAAATGATGTAATCTTTATCAACAAGTTCAGGATTATATTCTTTCAACTCATTCTCCAGGATTTTAAATTCTTGAAAATGATCTTCAGAATCCGCAGGAATTAAGAATAATAATATCGAGTTTCTTTCGATATGACGTAAAAATCGGTGTCCTAAACCTTTTCCTTCTGCCGCACCTTCGATAATTCCCGGGATATCGGCCATTACAAAAGATTTGTAATTACGGTAGTCGACGATTCCTAAGTTGGGCGTCAATGTCGTAAAGGCATAATCTGCAATCTTCGGTTTCGCAGCAGACACAGCCGCTAAAAGTGTAGATTTTCCAGCATTTGGAAATCCTACTAAACCAACATCTGC
This DNA window, taken from Kaistella carnis, encodes the following:
- a CDS encoding DEAD/DEAH box helicase gives rise to the protein MNFTDLQLIDPIAKALKEEGYTQPTPIQEKSIPHILQGRDLLGTAQTGTGKTAAFAIPILQNLATKSQKNNNIKVLILTPTRELAIQIDESFKSYGRHLRLRNLVVFGGVKQGSQETALKRGVDILVATPGRLLDFISQGIISLKDLEVFVLDEADRMLDMGFVHDVKRIIKLLPPKRQTLFFSATFPEEINKLANSMLTNPVKIEVAPVSATADTIQQKVYFVDKNDKLDLLTHILQKDIKESVLVFSRTKHGADKIARKLQSHKISAEAIHGNKSQNARQNALSNFKSGKTRILVATDIAARGIDIDELKYVVNFELSDVSETYVHRIGRTGRAGAEGSSISFVDGLDLLNLKNTEKLIGKKIPVERDHPFHTDNLVAEKRDSNNKPFRPRPQGQGNASNSHSKKPNNKSNFSRGK
- the obgE gene encoding GTPase ObgE; this translates as MSNFVDYVKIHCKSGHGGGGSAHLNREKYVPKGGPDGGDGGRGGHVILKGNAHEWTLLPLRYTRHVKAERGKNGSKNQLTGAYGEDVYIEVPLGTIAKNEEGEVVAEILEHGQEIILMHGGKGGKGNEHFKSSTNQTPRYAQPGMPGEEGYITFELKLLADVGLVGFPNAGKSTLLAAVSAAKPKIADYAFTTLTPNLGIVDYRNYKSFVMADIPGIIEGAAEGKGLGHRFLRHIERNSILLFLIPADSEDHFQEFKILENELKEYNPELVDKDYIISVSKADLLDDELKAEVCKEFPENRQPIFFSAVTQEGLMELKDAIWKKLHG
- a CDS encoding DUF6438 domain-containing protein — protein: MTISSDQTAVFEAKRFNFSRDTDSQEDEGTFTGKIGNDKYDELISILNDLKLSKMKDHYGNRNVSDLPTSNLNITYKDGKEKKIEDYGKHGTPELQKLYQFFDALKTNQTWTKIK